The sequence below is a genomic window from Lolium perenne isolate Kyuss_39 chromosome 4, Kyuss_2.0, whole genome shotgun sequence.
CATGTTAGAGTACTTGTATAATTAGAGATAGACTAGGATCTTCTTGTATCCCAGGTCGCTAGATATCTTAGCCTCCAAGTCATGTACCTCTATATATACCCCATGAGGGTCATTGCAATACAACAACGGAATATTAGGGTTCTATATTttcaatatggtatcagagcggttagCCTCACGGCGCCGATCCTAGATCCTCCCACCACTTCCGCAtcgcgccgcccccggggagaTCTCTCCTCGGGGGCGCGGCACCCGATCTTGATCAAAGATTAGATCGGTTCTTTAGTTTAGATCTTAAATCAAATTCGAGTTCATAGATTAGATCCAATTCCAAAATCTTTCAATTCCCAATTAGCTACAAAATAAAATCCCTAATCCTAGATCCACGACCCTATGGCGATCAGTGCTGAAATCCACCGACAAAATCGATCCAGATATTCGGAGACCACCGTCGCACTGGTATACACAGCAGACGGCGCTGTGCTCCCGCGCCGCCCGAACGAGCTGGGACGAGCACACGCCTTCACGCCGGAGCGCGCTCATGCGGAGGCAGTCACGCGCGCTGAGTCCAGGCACCTGCGTGCATGCATGACGGGGATGCTTGGTGCACTTCGCATCAGGCTGCCTCAAGTGCAGCACCAATTCCTGCAGCCATCTACTACAGCCTACAGGGCACGACTCCAACAACAGGAAAACAGCATCAACCCACGCCGGCGTACACTCTGTCTCACGTCGTCTACACCGCCGACTCCACTACTTCACCAAGATCTGCACTGCATCGCGTTAAACTACAACGATCCGAACAACTACGTCAAGCTGTACGACTTCATCAAGATCTACGTCGAGTTTTACTTCACCAACTACATCGCCAAGGTCTACACATGGTCTTCATTGACATCTTCGTCAACACTGCCGTCGCCTACAACCAAAATCCTACAACATGCTGCCGCCGCTTTTAGCCGCCGCCGCACAAAAaaaacccgccgccgccgcagaaccgctgccgccgccgcaccaCGACAAAACCCGCCGTCGCCGCAgatccgctgccgccgccgcgctaCGACACAaaaacccgccgccgccgcagaaccgctgccgccgccgcacaaTGACACAAAACACCGCTGCCGCCGCAGATCCGCTGCCGCCGCGCTACGACACAAAAACCTATGACCAAAACCACGCATTTTTTTTTGCGCCTTCGGCGAATACGGCTACACCACATatgacgactacgacatcgaccatACCTCGACCACGGCTACATCATGCTCAGCTACCTCGACATCGACATCAACAAAACGTCTACGGCAACTCAAGAAATCCAGTCAACAGCGTCCGCATCGTCACTTGCGCCCACGACACTCCCGCTGTGACTGCGGGAGGGAAGAGAAGGAACCAGAAGGAGACGCCGGTGATGACAAGGAGGAGAAGCGACGGGAGCGCAAGACTTCTCCAGTCGCAAGCGTTCGCTTCACTCCCGCTACGACTGAGGGGGAATGTTAGAGTACTTGTATAATTAGAGATAGACTAGGATCTTCTTGTATCCCAGGTCGCTAGATATCTTAGCCTCCAAGTCATGTACCTCTATATATACCCCATGAGGGTCATTGCAATACAACAACGAAATATTAGGGTTCTATATTTTCAATACGGCAGGGTGCCCTCGAGGAGCAGGGCTCCGATTCTAGGGTGGGGCAGCCTCTTCGGGATGAAGAGGCGGCGTCCACCACCTCCGATGGGGAGGAGGACGACCAGGTGCGCGGGACACACTTGGCCACGGCGGTAGTGCCGGACTTGGATGGGGCGAAGGGTCGCACCACCCAGGctcccaagaggaggaggaagaagtccTCGCTCACGGTCAGGAAGAACTCATCTAAACGCCGAGGGGCCGCATGAGGTTCCTTATCCAAAACATCCGAGGCTGGGGGGCGCCGGGACGACGGACTCAGCTGAAGGACATCTTCAAGACTGAGCAAGTCGATATCATTGGCTTACAAGAGACCATTAAACATGATTTCTCGGCACAAGAACTGCGTTGGCTAGAACACGGCGGCCAATTCAACTGGAATTGGGTGCCGGCGGTGGGGCACTCGGGTGGGCTCCTGCTAGGCTTCAGCGATGAATTCTTTGAGGTTGGGTTCTGGAGGAAGGGCTCCTTTTTTCTTAGCGCTGACATACTACAGAGGAATAACAATCTTAAATGGCGCTTCATGCTGGTGTACGGCCCAGCAGATCACTCGCGGACGTCTGAGTTTCTGGGAGAGCTCGAGACGGAGGTTTCCAATTGCCTACTTCCTATTGTGGTAGCAGGGGATTTCAACCTGGTCCGTCGAGCGGAGGATAAGAGTAATGGGGCGGTCAATTGGCCACAGGTGCGGCGATTTAATGATGTCCTTGCTAGCTTATCCCTGAGGGAAATTTGTCGGGCAGGGGCTCGCTTCACATGGACTAATAACCAGGCGTCTCCGATTAGGTCGGTTCTGGACAGAGTCTTTGTCTCGCCATCCTGGGAGGTGGTGTTCCCCCTTTCTTCCCTTGCGGCGGTCACAAGGATCGGTTCCGACCACTGCTCTTTGATCTTGGACAACGGGGAGAAAGGTCTTAAGCGATCACCACGGTTCTTTTTTCAGACGTGGTGGTTTGGGGTACCGGGCTTTGGGGAGCTGGTCCGGTGTAGGTTGGCATCTGCCATATCGGCTGCAGGAACACAGAGGTCGAGTGTTGACCTTTGGCAGCACATCGCTCGAGGGCTTAGGCAATTCCTCAAAGGGTGGGGAGCGAATCTAGGGAGGGAGCGTCGGGTGTTCCGCGAGGACTTGGTCAAGCGGATCCAGGGGTTAGATGAGATGGCAGATGCTAATGGTTTGGATGATGAGGGATGGGCCCTCTGATACAGTTTGGAGGATCAGATCATTGTGTTGGACAGCCTAGAGGAGGAATATTGGAAACAGAGGAGCAGAGTGCAGTGGACGCTTAACGGGGACGCGTGCACGTCATATTTCCATGCCTTCGCCAACGGTAGACGCAGGAAATGCATGATTCCCCGCCTGATCATGGAAGCCGGGGAGATTTCCGTGCAACAGGACTTGGTAGATCACATCTACGGGTTCTACCAGGGTCTCATGGGCTCGGTGGGGGAGGAGAAAGTGTTCTCCTTGGGCCCGGACCTTTGGCCGGTGGAGGAGCAGGTTTCTCAAGGGGAGAACGAAGAACTTGCACTCACTTTTACGCCGGAAGAGCTGGATGCTGTGCTCGCCGAGATGAAGCCGGACTCGGCGCCTGGCCCTGATGGGCTACCGGTGATGTTCTTTAAGAAGTTCTGGGAGATTCTTAAAGGACCCATTCTCAACATCCTGAACGATTTTGCTCTAGGAAGAGTAGACATTGCACGCCTCAACTATGGAATCATCTCCTTAATTCCGAAGGTCAGAGGAGCGGACGCGATTAGACAGTACAGGCCTATTGCGCTCATCAACGTGATTTTTAAATTTATAGCTAAGGCGTATGTGACTAGACTGACTCCGATTGCACATAGGACGATTGACAGGAGCCAGACGGCCTTCATTAGAGGCCGCTGCTTGCACGAGGGAGTGTTGGAAATTCACGAGATTGCCCATGACTTACGGGTTAAGAAGCTCAAGGGCATTCTGCATAAGCTGGATTTTGAGAAAGCATATGATCGAGTGAACTGGGAGTTCCTCCGTGAAGTCCTACTGAGGAAGGGTTTCTCAGTAGGGGTTGTGCACAGATTGATGCAACTTGTCTCGGGTGGGCAGACGGCGATCAACGTCAACGGTGAGATTGGCCAATATTTCCGCAATGCTCGGGGGGTACGGCAGGGGGACCCCCTATCCCCCATTCTTTTCGACTTCATGGTTGATGCCTTGGCGGCCATCTTAACCAGGGCCAAGGAGAGCGGCCACATCCAGGGGGTTGTGCCACACCTGATTCCAGGGGGAGTCACGCATctccaatatgctgatgatacgtTGATCATGATTGAGCCTTCTGACATCGGGATCGCAAACCTCAAGCTCCCTTTGCTCTGTTTCGAGAACATGTCGGGGCTCAAGATCAACTTCACCAAGAGTGAGGCGCTTGTCACAGGGGTGGACGACGCGGAGCGGCGTAGGATCGCTGACTTGCTTAACTGCAACCTCGGGAGCCTTCCCATGTCTTATCTGGGCCTTCCGGTCTCGGATAAGACCCTCTCGGTCGCTGACTGGTATTTCCTGACGGAGAAAGTGGGCCATAGGGTGGACCCATGGCAGGGACTCTTTCTGGCCTCTGCGGGGAGACTGGAGCTGACCAACTCGTGTCTGTCGAGTCTACCGATGTTCGGAATGGGGATCTATCTTCTCCACGAAGCGACACACGGGGATATGAATAAGTCCAGAGCCCGCTTCTTTTGGGAAGGAGCAGGGAATAAGAGGAAGTACCACATGGTCGATTGGGCGACGGTGTGCAAGCGGCGGGAGCTTGGAGGATTGGGAATCCTTAACACAAAATTGATGAATATTGCGCTGATGTTGAAGTGGATTTGGAAACTTTACCAGGGAGCAGAGGGTCTATGGGCGGACCTGCTCAGAGCCAAATACCTAAGGGGGAACGATCTCTTCTCCCCGCTGGTGCCGACTAAGGGTTCCCAGTTTTGGAATGCAATACACAAAATCAAATGGTATTTCAAACTGGGCGCGAGGCACAAGGTTGCGAACGGGAGACGCACATATTTCTGGCTCGACTGGTGGACGGGGAAGGGTCCCTTGAGAGTGTTGTTTCCCCGCCTCTTTGAGTGCTGTGACAACCACTTTGCCACAGTTGCAGGAGTGCGGGATGCCAATGGGTGGCATATTAGGTTCCGGAGGACCTTTGGGACGGCGGAGGCTGTGGAATGGGAAAACCTTTGCAGGATCTTCGACCTTCATCCCTTCTCGGAGGGCGAGGACGAAGTCTCGTGGGCTCTTGAACCCTCCGGGGCCTTTTCCACTAGGTCCATCTACGGACGTCTCTCGCAAGGGGCGGTTGTGACTCACTTCAGGGAGGTCTGGAAGACGAGAGGGTGCCGCCTAGGATTAGGGTTTTCCTCTGGCAACTCATCAGAAGCCGCCTTCCATTGGGAGTACAAGTGGCGAAGAGGAATGGCCCAACTAATGGGGCATGTGCCTTCTGTGGGGAACAGGAGGATTGTAGCCATATCTTTTTCTCATGCTACCTGGCTAAGTTGGCATGGGCAGGAGCTAGGGAGCTCCTACGGTGTGACTGGAACCCAGCAGGGGCTGGGCAGTTCATTGCTCTTATCCAAAGTCTTTCGGGGTCCCTTCGTAGGCTAGCCTGGTTCACCTTTGCGGCCCAATGCTGGGCGCTTTGGAACATTAGGAATAAACTAGCTATGGAAGGAAAGCTTATCAATAACCCTGCTGATGTCTTCTTCCACATGCACTC
It includes:
- the LOC139839208 gene encoding uncharacterized protein, giving the protein MRFLIQNIRGWGAPGRRTQLKDIFKTEQVDIIGLQETIKHDFSAQELRWLEHGGQFNWNWVPAVGHSGGLLLGFSDEFFEVGFWRKGSFFLSADILQRNNNLKWRFMLVYGPADHSRTSEFLGELETEVSNCLLPIVVAGDFNLVRRAEDKSNGAVNWPQVRRFNDVLASLSLREICRAGARFTWTNNQASPIRSVLDRVFVSPSWEVVFPLSSLAAVTRIGSDHCSLILDNGEKGLKRSPRFFFQTWWFGVPGFGELVRCRLASAISAAGTQRSSVDLWQHIARGLRQFLKGWGANLGRERRVFREDLVKRIQGLDEMADANGLDDEGWAL